In Scatophagus argus isolate fScaArg1 chromosome 3, fScaArg1.pri, whole genome shotgun sequence, the genomic stretch AAAACCACCCAAGTGTTCAGAGGAACCAACACCTGACTGTGACCTGAGTGTatgttgttcagtgtgtgtgtgtgtgtgcgcacacctACCTGACACAGCAGCCATGGCTCCTATAGCGATCGCTCCACTCATCTGCAGAGCCTGCTGAGCTGCAGGAGGGATCTGTAGACCTGTACCTGttgaccacagacagacagacagacagacagacagtcagacagacagacagacagacagacgtcaGCTGATGTCAGACGTCAGGATGGTGTTATAGTTGGATGTCAGCAGCATTGAGCCTCCTCTCACCCTCAGCGAGTCGGGCCATCAGCTGCAGTCGTCCGGTGGTTCCGAGGTCGATGCCGGTCCGTTCGAGCTCGTCACTGTCGAGGAAAGATGATGCCATTGAGGCATCCGTCCGCTCCGTCACATGACCCACCTTCATGGGTCGACCCGCCAGCTCGAAGCCGTTCAGCTGCTCCAGAGCCTTCTTAGCACACTCCGCATCtgcaaactgacagacagagaggacacacagacaggcacatCCTGTCAGTCCACCAACTCATCCACAAACTGAAACCTTTATGATGACACATCTGGGGACGTCATGCTGGACAAACTGAGACCAGCACGTCATTGTGAATTAATGAGCCGTGATGAAGATGAAGCCCTCACAGTGATGAAGCCGTAGCCTTTAGAGCGTCCAGTCTCGCTGTCCATCATCAGCTGGATGCTCTCAATCTGtgagacagcagacacacagcagccgtcacacacagcagtgcaaaGCAGAGAGAACCATTTTAACTGCACTACATTTATGTGACAactgcagattaaaaaatatatatacacgtATAGAAATTGTGTCAACTGTTTTCTAAAATGAAGATGTACAGTGTGGACCTGGGTCACTAAgtttttaattgtgtgtgtgtctgacccGTCCAAACGGCTCAAAGATTCCTCTCAGCATCTCCTCTGTGATGTTGAAGTGCAGAGAGCCGACGTACAGCCTCATCGGTCCTGATGTTCCCTTCTGCAGGttgttggctgctgctgctgctcggttCTTCTctgcctgcatgcacacacgaCCTGTCAGCATGAATGCATTTCTCTCACCttgtgtattctgtgtgtgcgtgtgtatgtgtacctGCGAGGCCTGAACGATGATGGGAACTCCCAGAAGCCTTTGCCCCGTCAGCCCGATGGCGAGAGGAACTGAATTGGCCTCCACAAACTCGATGTAGGCGATGCCCTTGGATCTGCGGGAGTTTCTGTCAGAGATCATCCTCACATCCCGAACCTGCAGGGGGATGGCAGAAGATTACCAACACCACCgttattttcttcatctgtcAAATCCAAGTGTTTTCCATCTTGTGTTGCATTCGAAGACACTCAAACATCTGGCTGTCATCAGCTGAAAGGCACTACAGTGACAAcatcagaacaacaacaacccaaCACAGAGACCCTAAACGATGTGAATTTTGCTCATTTTGGTCACTTGTTAGCCAGCTTGGTAACTTCAAGCTAGATGGGCGAGTTTCAGTGACGGGCTCACCTCAGCACCACCAAACGGGTGGATTTTTGGTGGATTAGCCTGGTGTTTAATTGTGGAATCAAGCCCTGCCAAGATGGCGGCATCCAGAGCCACCACAATGAGCGTCACATACAGCTCTTCAGAAACCAGTGGGGGACGTCACGGTGGCTCCGTCCACGATTTATCATACAGTCCACATGCAGGACATTCAGTGAGCTTTAGAGCTTCTGGGAGGTGGGCTAACAGACTCCCCTGTTTattgtctttatgctaagctaagctaaccagctgatTCAAGTCTTATTTCAGGCAAatattttgctgattttctaTGCGATGGTCAACTGATCATTTTAGACTGTTGGCTAgaaaaaagaagctgtttgaAGACATCAAGGTGGACTTCAGATATCTGGTACCAAATCCACAGTTGATTAACAGGACGTCCAATGTGGAGCTTTGTTAGCAGTGCTATTCTTCAACGAACATGTACATGAAACATTTACCTTCCCCACAGCAGAGAAGAACTCCTCCAGGTCCCGAGGGCGAATCCTGGCTGCCAGCTGCATACAGAACACGGTCCGAGCATCACGTTCCTCTGGAGTTAAGTTATCTATCGGCAGTCTGCGCACACGGACCAacggacaaacagacagacagaacagtaAGCCTCAAACTTAAGCAGGCCTTGCTGTCCTGAACATTCGGTCAAATATTCTCACCTGATAGGACTCTTCTCCCTCCTGACTGGACTCTTCTCCTTCTTGATTGGACTTCTACTCTTCGACCGCCGACGGCTGGAAACCCAAACAGAAAGACTCTCACAGGTTTCTGCTGCAGTCAGTTATGTCAAATGTTATGTGCTTTCAATTTGTCCCAGAAGACTGATACCATGAATGACACTTCTCCAAATCTTTTACATTAAAGGTCTTGCAGTCCTTTCTATATAGGtaggcttttaatgtgaaaaaacaggaagtgctgttGATGGTAGGTGAACATGAACATGGATGCTAAAACACAGTACAGCCTGtcaatgtttacattttgtttcacttccaGTTGCTACTTCTAAAAATGTAGCAGATGTCAAACTCATTTCCTGTGTGGACAGGAAGTAGTTACTCACTGCTTGTGGTGGTCTCTGTAGCGGCCACTCCTCTCTCTGCTACTGCGTCGCTCTCTGCTGCGACTTCTTCGCTTGTCTCTGCTGCGGCTACGTTTGCGTTCTCGACTCCgactcctctttctgtctcgaCTCCTGCTGCGCTTCCTGTCACGACTGCGGCTGCGCTttttcctgacagacaggcagccaatcagagcacagTTGGACACCGACGCACGCATCCACTCAGACTGCAGACGACGGTTTTTATTTGCAGGCCTTCACTGGCTACACAACAGCTGTAAATTAATGCCTTATCAACCCTCAGACGGAGGCTAAAAGACGAGTCGGCTCAGATCCAGAAGACCGGATCCACAACTCATCTGTCAGTCACATTTATGAAGCCGCCAATTCGCTGGTTCTGTTTCATGGATCTCATCACTGTGGAACCTCGAGCATCATTTGACCTCCacaatgagacagacagaagctcaCCAGCTGTGTCTTTGCTGATCCTGATCCAGTGTAACCACAAAATATATCAGAAAGAAATCTCCTCCTGCTTCCCTTTAACGGCCTCACTTTGCCTGCTAAATGCTACAGGGACTCTTCTGGTCTGCGTGCCGTAAATCCTTTTATCTCACGTTGTGAGGAATCTGACCAGATGAGAATAACTACACAGAAATAACCAATTTCCTCACTGATGGTCTCGCTTGctgatgtcacacacactcactcactggcCACTTAATTAGGTACACCTGGCCGTGGATTCTCTTTGGCCCTCAGAGGTGCCTTATTTCCGGCTGTGGTCCTGAAACATTCCTCAGATATTCTGGTCCATACTGACTGCTGTCTGCTTCAAGGTTTGATGTGTTGTACACTCAGAGATGCTCTTCTGCATCCCTCAGATACAACGAGTGGTTATCTGAGTTAATGTTGCCTTTCTATCAGCTTGATAAACAGCAGATCAGCTGGAATCTGAAATACTCAAAACAGCCTGTTAACAAGCAGATGAACAGGTGCACCTCACAAATCAAATGCGATCACCAAGACCTGACAGGTGGACATGCAGACAGGCGGGTGGGGTTACCTTTTGGAGCGTTCCTCCTGTCCATTGGGGCTCAGGTTCTTGCTGTCCTCCTACGGTCGACAGAGAACAGCATGAGGAGGCAGACGCAACATTCagggaggtggggtggggtggaggcAAGAGAGAATATAAACACAATTTAATGAGTCACATTCAAACACTTCTGTGGGGGGAGGGGTGTCAGAGGAGGGTCAGTCAGAGGTAAGTCGGCATCAGTCAGTCGGTCCCGGGCTgcagtggtggtggagggggagtCGGTGTGGCTGCAgcccagctctgtgtgtgtgggaggggagggggtgtcAGTGTGGGTGGAGCTCcggcagcagacagacacattccACAGTCCAGCTCTTCTTCAGCCGGGTGGATGCTGTGCTGGTTTTAGGTGCCAGGACTCCTCTGAAGGGCCCTGAAGCAGACAGGAGTCTTAGTCACTCATCTCACCCCAAAACCAGAACCAAGGTCACAGCCTCCACACTAAAGCTCAGACAGCCCCTCACCTGGCTCAGAGACCACACCtgtcagtttgacatgtttCATTTCTCACCTGCCAGGTTTCACTGCACTCTCAATAAGAACAACATTTTTACACCAAAACCTCAGAGCAGATCACTATCATACTTTCCTCAAACCTGCAGTCTTTATTCACTAACATATTTTGCAGTTAGTGTAACTATGAGTCTAATGAGGCTGACGGGGGCTGAGGGACATCAGCCGGTGTCCCTGCCTGCTCGGCCCTCTGCTCGTTGGACTGCATTTGTGCTCCATGTCTCACTCGTCATCGgttttttcctcactgaagCATTTGTATACTGACTGGGGTGCTGATTGCCATGACGATGATCAAAGCGCTGAAGCATTCGAGTCAAACGTTAATCCTCCTACAGTGCACTGACTGGCAGctggaaaaaaatctgtctaaAACCTGGTAACATGAAACGAAAGCTCAGACTGAATGGACtgaaacatgtcaaacacacCTGAGTTAACTGTGTGGTGTGTGGAACCACATCAGACCAGACCAGCGGCAGGCTATCGctcctcctcagctctctgTCTTCTGACCATTCTCAGTGCCAGCTCTGAGTTGGGATGCAAAATGGtgcttatgctaagctaatggcTAATTCTGACTCTAGCAGCCATGCAGCGTGACGTTGCTTTCTCATGACCTTCCTGATTATTAAGCAGCCGCTCCGTGCGCTTCTGTCTGACTCCCTCTAACACGTCACCTCTCAGAATCCTCAACTGCTCCTGATCACGGGCTGGGGGGGTGGGCCAAGACCAGGTGACAAGTTTACAGTTACCAAGGGAACCACAGTCATGTTACCATGGGGACCACAGTACAGCAATGCATGATGGGGACTTTTTACTACCTTCATGTTTGTGACAGATCACACTGGCATTCAGGGGAGTAGAGGTGAGAAATCGTTAGGCAAGTCTACAAAGAGAGATAGATGGGCATTTATTCATGACAGTCTGTGAAGGAAcgctatcatcatcatcatcatcatcatcatcatcgtcatcatcagcCTGACTCTACTGCTCAGAGATTcaacactgcagctcagaggcAGGAAACAGCCTGCAGTGTGACAATACAAACCAGCTGTACAGGAGCAGACATGAGCTGATATGAGCTGATCATGAAGTAAACTTCAGAGAGACTCTGATACTGAACCTCAGCACACAAGTGTGTAGGCACAGAGTCTCATTCTCTGAGGACATGAACATGAGTCACACCAAACAACAGCTGGCCTCATGCTGGATGCTGAAATAATCTCATTATGGGATTGTGACAAAGTGGTTTGGATGTCTCAAAGATGCGAATGTCCAGTGGGGCTACGGTGACATGTCCTCACCAGAGGAATTAAAtatcagctttaaaatgtgGATACAGTTGATTTCTACATGTCTGCCCTGACCTTCACACAGATCTGAGTCAGATGGCCAGCTGTGTGAGGAGCAGTAGAGTCCGGCTGAGAGTCACCTCAACACTGAGGACAGATGGAGTCTCACCTTCCTGTATGGAGCCTCCAACATCGCCTCGATGTCCAAGTCATCTGccatactgctgctgctctgcaaacacacacaataaaagcagtcaGCATCCGCAAGCTCAGATTTAAACCAAATTTCCTGAAAAACCCACAAAATCAAGCATGAGTGACTCCTGTTGCTGAATATGTGTTCACTGGTTGATGGAGCTAATTCTCCACTCATTAAAGCACTAAGATGGTGTCATTAGAAGAGCTTCAGTCAAAGCTTTTCTACATTAATGTGACGAAGGTTACAGTCTCCTCAaagctgttttcagctgcttaCCGGAGGGGAAGTGTAACACTGAAGTCACATGATTCGTGGATATCACCATTTAATTATCAAGGCTGTTTTAATCCACGCCACAACTTAAAAACCTCAGACGGGAAACTTTCTCGTCATGCTCATACTGAAAACCCAGCCACGTAAAAAAGACAGATCCACGCTGGCGACGCTAAAAACCCAACATACCTCGCTAACTCATTAATCTTACACCGCTCAGAGCTACAGTCGGACAGGAAGTAAATATAccaaacaggaagtaaacacacagcaggaggtgAACACAACGCTAGCCAGCAGCCAAACagataaaattacattaaaacagttttcattcaaTAAATACTAGTCTTGTGCAGAGCTATCCAGAGAACCAGGTTACAACTTGTAGTTTAGCCGTTAGCCACTTAGCCAAACACACTGCTAGCGACCACCGGACAATCACAGTTAGCGGGACCGTGATTGTCCGGTGCACCTGTCACCCTGTTGATGTGACGTCACCCTATTTGATCTCAGGTGAACTCGACCCGCGATCTCAGCGACTAGCAGCTAACTGCTAGCTCAGACGGCTTACAGCCTGGAGCAGCTAGCCGAAACCGAGCAGATGTCTACGCGTCATCTACCGGCTCTTCCACCGGCTGAACACCAAGCCAGTGGTTGCTACCGGGGACAGAGTGGAGCTTTACCTGGATATACAGCGTCAGGATATACAGTTGGTAATAACCAGCAAACTATCACTCTGTTTGGTTAACGGCCGCTCTTCGGTCGCCCTCACGACTCGCTCTAAATGGCGTATGCAGGGAGTCCGTCTGTTATCGCGAGATCGAACGAGTGCGAGCTCACGCTTCTTCTTTGGGGTTTAACGCCCGCGTGTAGCCCACCAGGTGTTGGATTACTGCCATCTGGTACTTGGTTTTCTGCTGCGTTCGAATTTTACTCGTAAATCGTAACTACGGACTcggagtgacatcacatccgtTAAAAAACCGAGTCAAAAAACCACTGGAAGGCAGCTCGTTTGTAATAttattcagccattgttgtgATAGAAACATCAACCGGTTACAAGCAGAACCAACTGATAAACAACATGACATGGCATTTCACGCCTAACAAGAAAATAGCTGCCCATTGGCGGCAGTGACAGTATTTTATATATGGCTTACTAAAACCACagtctttattctttatttacgTCACATTGATGCATGTCACTAAGTTGGTTTCCTCTCCAgtctgtgctttcttgtcccagGATCTGTTGAGTTTGGATCCGAGGCACAATTTCTAAATTACCCCAACCATATTTTTCTGCATCAAgaagttttcatttcagcacatATTGGCACATATGCTCATAGCAACTTCTATACTGATGCGTCTGTGATAGGCCAATATCAGATGACCAGTACATCAGTTGGgctctaaaataaaaagttctgATATTTGCAAGGTTTATTGCCTATTTGAAATTTACACCACAGTGAGCCTTGGAGCTTGTTGATTTCTTGattgaacatgtatttttattattggaatacacaacacacagcagcacagacctGTCTGACCTGTGGGGACAGAAAAGTGACCTTAACTGACTGATCTTAACTATAAAATCCAAGAAAACGAAATCCAACCAGTTGCTGCGTTCAATGACCCTCAAAGATCCGAAACTTGAGGCATATTCAGTATCTTCATGAAGCCACGTTGTCTTCTTGTTACTGAATCTTTCatgaaaaaattattttatcctCTGCTTGATTTTTGGCTATCACACTATCAGTCTcttcatgacatcatcagttgTCTTCAAGTTTTACTATCTATTGTCTATTGGCCAATCAGATGTCATCCTGCTCAGCTCGTTCTCTGGAGGAAACCCACCGGCTGATGATGACTTCCTGTTGAGAGAAATattctaaataaatgaaatattttgaataaataaagattgATTCTGTCCCTCCCCAGACGTTGCTACCTGAACCTTCAGTCtactcagacagacaggtgagtcCAGCTCGGCGTCTGATAGGTCAGCTGGATAGATGATGTAACACAACATCAGCTCctgtaaaacaaacagtgaaataagAACTGAGACTCCAGTCTGAGCTGATCGAGTCTCACTTGTCCTCTTTACCTTGGACACGTTAGCAGTGATCCTGCTGAGAGCTGCCAGAGAACGCCACGAAAACGGACGCAGCCCAGAGCCCCTGAAGGCATCGTCAACCCGCTCGACTACCACCGAATAACTacaggatgaggagaggaaagatGTGGGACAGTGACAACAAAGCTGTAAAGTCAagacgactgtgtgtgtgtgtgtgtgtgtgtgtgtgtgtgctacctgGCGTGGTAGAAAGGTGGGCCTTTCCTgtacaacactgaaaacacagaaaatagaatCACATCAAATGAGATGTTCACAGACTGAATGTTTCTCTCCATTCAGACTCTGCCTCCTGTGTTCTGATCACTGACGGCTgtctgagagcagagagcacagGAAGCGACGTGTGTGGAAACACCGAAATACACTCCAGAAACGTGTGTTTAAGATGTGCACATATGCACTGAAGATCTTCCACGCCCCATCATCTTCACTAAACATTCTAAAGTCTGATCTGACAGGAATTAAGTGAAACTAAAACTGATGCATTATGatcagcatgtgtgtttcagagtgtgTCTTACTGAAGTCTACCCCATACTTGGCCCCGCCTCCTCCTTTAGGGACCCACCCCTTGCTTCGAAAGTGCTGATAGGCTGCGAACAAGCTCACAAAGTCGGGCCGCAGGGACCTGAACTTTCTCCACAGCTGGATTATTGACAGGGGCTcctgaccaatcacagcagagCACGTGGATGATgtcaaaatgtattcaaaaacaaaatgtacaggAAGTGAGACGTTCTGATTGTTAAccccaaacaaaacatttcagattaatgtataaacagaacagaaaaaacaaaatgacacaaaatgcttttaacgtagtggacaaaacaaaaaaaaaataaaaagaattatCCTTTaactcagacagacagttacCTGGTGCAGGTAGACGGACAGGCAACCCAGACTGTAGACTAGGAAGAAGGCCTGCAGGTAGACAGACAGCTGTTAGAGTGCAGTGAAGAGGCCACGCCCCCTACCTGCCCTCCAGGTGCTACGGGTGTGATCAAGAGATGAGACACAGTGTGACTGATGAAGTTCGCAGAATGACCCTTTAATAACCTCCACATGTCTTCAGaaacctgtttttatttccatcat encodes the following:
- the LOC124057083 gene encoding RNA-binding protein 39-like isoform X2: MKEDSKNLSPNGQEERSKRKKRSRSRDRKRSRSRDRKRSRSRERKRSRSRDKRRSRSRERRSSRERSGRYRDHHKHRRRSKSRSPIKKEKSPVRREKSPIRLPIDNLTPEERDARTVFCMQLAARIRPRDLEEFFSAVGKVRDVRMISDRNSRRSKGIAYIEFVEANSVPLAIGLTGQRLLGVPIIVQASQAEKNRAAAAANNLQKGTSGPMRLYVGSLHFNITEEMLRGIFEPFGRIESIQLMMDSETGRSKGYGFITFADAECAKKALEQLNGFELAGRPMKVGHVTERTDASMASSFLDSDELERTGIDLGTTGRLQLMARLAEGTGLQIPPAAQQALQMSGAIAIGAMAAVSAAMNPALNMNMNSTALNLPSQPLATHCFQLSNMFNPTSEEASGWEMDIQHDVIEECNKHGGVVHIYVDKNSAEGNVYVKCPSIPAAMAAVNALHGRYFAGKMITAAYVPLPTYHNLFPESATATQLLAPPPRR
- the LOC124057083 gene encoding RNA-binding protein 39-like isoform X1 → MADDLDIEAMLEAPYRKEDSKNLSPNGQEERSKRKKRSRSRDRKRSRSRDRKRSRSRERKRSRSRDKRRSRSRERRSSRERSGRYRDHHKHRRRSKSRSPIKKEKSPVRREKSPIRLPIDNLTPEERDARTVFCMQLAARIRPRDLEEFFSAVGKVRDVRMISDRNSRRSKGIAYIEFVEANSVPLAIGLTGQRLLGVPIIVQASQAEKNRAAAAANNLQKGTSGPMRLYVGSLHFNITEEMLRGIFEPFGRIESIQLMMDSETGRSKGYGFITFADAECAKKALEQLNGFELAGRPMKVGHVTERTDASMASSFLDSDELERTGIDLGTTGRLQLMARLAEGTGLQIPPAAQQALQMSGAIAIGAMAAVSAAMNPALNMNMNSTALNLPSQPLATHCFQLSNMFNPTSEEASGWEMDIQHDVIEECNKHGGVVHIYVDKNSAEGNVYVKCPSIPAAMAAVNALHGRYFAGKMITAAYVPLPTYHNLFPESATATQLLAPPPRR
- the LOC124057083 gene encoding RNA-binding protein 39-like isoform X3 — translated: MQLAARIRPRDLEEFFSAVGKVRDVRMISDRNSRRSKGIAYIEFVEANSVPLAIGLTGQRLLGVPIIVQASQAEKNRAAAAANNLQKGTSGPMRLYVGSLHFNITEEMLRGIFEPFGRIESIQLMMDSETGRSKGYGFITFADAECAKKALEQLNGFELAGRPMKVGHVTERTDASMASSFLDSDELERTGIDLGTTGRLQLMARLAEGTGLQIPPAAQQALQMSGAIAIGAMAAVSAAMNPALNMNMNSTALNLPSQPLATHCFQLSNMFNPTSEEASGWEMDIQHDVIEECNKHGGVVHIYVDKNSAEGNVYVKCPSIPAAMAAVNALHGRYFAGKMITAAYVPLPTYHNLFPESATATQLLAPPPRR